One genomic region from uncultured Cohaesibacter sp. encodes:
- a CDS encoding SRPBCC family protein, giving the protein MPKFQTRHKVKHSAEAMFKLVADVERYPEFVPLCKSLHIRGRKETPQGAILVADMVVAYKMISESFTSKVTLLPDQNQIVAEYLDGPFKHMENRWTFEPIEGEPGACHVVFYIDYEFRSRMLSGLMGTMFDKAFKKFTSAFEQRADLIYGSAA; this is encoded by the coding sequence ATGCCTAAATTCCAGACCCGTCATAAAGTGAAGCATTCTGCCGAAGCGATGTTCAAGCTGGTGGCCGATGTCGAGCGTTATCCCGAGTTTGTGCCGCTTTGCAAATCGCTCCATATTCGGGGTCGCAAGGAAACGCCCCAAGGAGCGATTCTTGTAGCGGACATGGTTGTGGCCTACAAGATGATCAGCGAGAGTTTTACCTCAAAGGTGACACTTCTGCCGGATCAGAACCAGATTGTTGCCGAATATCTGGACGGGCCTTTCAAGCATATGGAAAACCGTTGGACCTTCGAGCCCATCGAAGGAGAGCCCGGGGCCTGTCATGTGGTGTTTTACATCGATTATGAATTCCGCAGCCGGATGCTCTCTGGTTTGATGGGAACGATGTTTGACAAGGCATTCAAGAAATTCACGTCCGCCTTTGAGCAGCGCGCCGATCTAATCTACGGATCAGCTGCCTAG
- the ppk2 gene encoding polyphosphate kinase 2, whose translation MPKPAIKAKDASLDETDNKTEDLAKLEEVLAQSQPDERLATAASTAPSSPDSPQQEQKPRPSLYEMRHDPSEIRRVFEHGVYPYKTKMKRQAYEKQKSLLQVELLKAQKWVEESGEKIVLLFEGRDAAGKGGTIKRFMEHLNPRTVSVVALNKPTDRERTQWYFQRYVEHLPAAGEMVLFDRSWYNRAGVERVMGFCSPSEYLEFMRQTPEFERMIRRSGIRLFKYWFSVTQDEQRRRFASRETDPLKQWKLSPVDKASLDKWDQYTEAKEAMFFYTDTADAPWTIIKSNDKKRARLNCMQHFLASLPYPNKDRHIVHGPDPLIVGSSGQVIGNDDHILGKSLSPTD comes from the coding sequence ATGCCTAAACCAGCCATAAAAGCCAAGGATGCCTCTCTCGACGAGACAGACAACAAAACTGAAGATCTGGCAAAACTGGAAGAAGTGCTTGCACAAAGCCAGCCGGATGAACGTTTAGCCACAGCAGCATCAACAGCGCCATCATCCCCCGACTCCCCGCAACAAGAACAAAAGCCGCGCCCTTCCCTTTATGAAATGCGCCACGATCCGAGTGAAATTCGCCGTGTCTTCGAGCATGGCGTCTATCCCTACAAGACCAAGATGAAACGCCAGGCCTACGAAAAACAGAAGAGCCTCTTGCAAGTAGAGCTCCTCAAGGCACAGAAATGGGTCGAAGAATCCGGCGAAAAAATTGTTCTTCTTTTTGAAGGACGAGATGCCGCAGGCAAGGGCGGCACCATCAAGCGGTTCATGGAACATCTCAATCCACGCACAGTGAGCGTCGTGGCGCTCAACAAACCAACAGATAGAGAACGAACCCAATGGTATTTTCAGCGCTATGTGGAGCATCTGCCCGCTGCTGGCGAAATGGTCCTGTTTGACCGCTCTTGGTATAACCGCGCAGGCGTTGAGCGCGTCATGGGTTTCTGCTCACCGAGCGAATATCTCGAATTCATGCGCCAGACGCCGGAATTCGAACGCATGATCCGCCGCTCGGGTATCCGTTTATTCAAATACTGGTTCTCGGTAACGCAGGACGAACAGCGCCGCAGATTTGCATCACGAGAGACCGACCCGCTCAAACAGTGGAAGCTCTCACCGGTTGACAAAGCGTCTCTGGACAAATGGGATCAGTATACTGAAGCCAAGGAAGCCATGTTCTTCTATACCGATACGGCAGACGCTCCCTGGACAATCATCAAGTCCAATGACAAGAAACGCGCACGCCTCAACTGTATGCAGCATTTTCTGGCGTCTCTGCCCTACCCCAACAAGGATCGCCACATCGTCCACGGCCCTGACCCACTGATTGTGGGCAGCTCGGGGCAAGTGATCGGCAACGACGATCATATTCTGGGCAAAAGCCTCAGCCCCACAGACTGA
- a CDS encoding tetratricopeptide repeat protein, whose product MKRQASFAVNLLQTLTLIGLFGAVGSLPAHAFDPRTIEEGQASPDEAFRFGAQAYKFGNKSTAVQALTYAAHNGHMASQWKLGRMYEEGDGVVKDPSQAFDLFNGIVRRYGDAQPGSVEARYVSNAIVKLSAFVRTGIKGKLAPNPGKARDFLQYAASYFRDPDAQYHLAMSYLDKSDGKIEPKMAARWLSKAARKGHIEAQLELGEQLLDGSILPQQPVNGLKWLTIARILDSTNPEVLDRQEAAFALADDSTRKKAVSLANEWLDSGGN is encoded by the coding sequence ATGAAGCGTCAAGCAAGTTTTGCGGTAAATCTATTGCAGACTTTGACCCTTATCGGTTTGTTTGGAGCCGTGGGGAGTTTGCCTGCCCATGCTTTCGATCCCCGAACGATCGAAGAAGGGCAAGCCAGTCCCGATGAAGCGTTTCGCTTCGGCGCGCAAGCCTACAAATTTGGCAACAAGTCCACCGCTGTGCAGGCTTTGACCTATGCAGCGCACAATGGCCATATGGCGTCACAGTGGAAGCTGGGGCGGATGTATGAAGAAGGGGATGGGGTCGTCAAGGATCCCAGTCAGGCCTTCGATCTGTTCAATGGCATTGTGCGGCGCTACGGGGATGCGCAGCCGGGCTCTGTTGAAGCGCGCTATGTTTCAAACGCCATTGTGAAGCTGAGTGCATTTGTGCGCACCGGCATCAAGGGCAAACTGGCACCCAATCCGGGAAAGGCGCGTGATTTTCTGCAATATGCAGCGTCCTATTTCCGCGATCCGGATGCGCAATATCATCTGGCGATGTCTTATCTGGATAAGTCTGACGGTAAGATCGAGCCCAAAATGGCTGCACGCTGGCTGAGCAAGGCTGCCCGCAAGGGACATATTGAGGCTCAACTTGAATTGGGTGAGCAACTTCTTGATGGCAGCATTCTGCCGCAGCAGCCGGTAAACGGGCTCAAGTGGCTGACGATTGCTCGGATACTGGATTCAACGAACCCGGAAGTGCTGGATCGTCAGGAAGCCGCTTTTGCACTGGCTGATGATTCAACGCGGAAAAAGGCCGTGTCTTTGGCCAATGAATGGCTGGATAGCGGCGGAAACTGA
- the xth gene encoding exodeoxyribonuclease III produces the protein MRIATWNINGIKARHPNLLRWLEEEEPDIACLQEIKSVDEAFPRADIEALGYNVETQGQKSFNGVALLSRMPFEEVNRGLPGDDEDEQARFIEGIFSTDKGPLRVVSLYLPNGNPVETEKYPYKLNWMRRLIAWSKERLTLEEAFVLSGDYNVIPTADDVHDHDAWWGDALYRTETLELFRELKALGLTEAFRACNGTPHQYSFWDYQAGAWPRNHGIRIDHHLLSPEAADMLKACEIQKDTRDWEKPSDHVPVMMTLNCSQS, from the coding sequence ATGCGCATCGCCACCTGGAACATCAACGGCATCAAGGCTCGTCATCCCAACCTGCTAAGGTGGCTGGAAGAAGAAGAGCCGGACATTGCCTGCCTGCAGGAAATCAAGTCCGTCGATGAAGCCTTTCCGCGCGCGGACATCGAAGCGCTGGGCTATAACGTGGAAACCCAAGGCCAGAAAAGCTTCAATGGTGTGGCGCTTCTATCCCGTATGCCCTTTGAAGAGGTCAATCGCGGCCTGCCCGGCGACGATGAAGACGAGCAGGCCCGTTTTATCGAGGGCATTTTCTCAACCGACAAGGGGCCACTGCGCGTCGTGAGCCTCTATCTGCCGAACGGCAATCCGGTTGAGACAGAGAAATATCCCTACAAGCTGAACTGGATGCGCAGGCTCATCGCCTGGTCAAAAGAACGCCTCACACTTGAGGAAGCTTTTGTTCTTTCTGGCGACTATAATGTCATCCCGACGGCAGATGATGTGCATGATCATGATGCCTGGTGGGGCGACGCCCTATATCGCACCGAAACGCTTGAGCTGTTCAGGGAGTTAAAAGCCCTCGGCCTTACCGAAGCCTTCCGCGCCTGTAATGGCACGCCACACCAATATTCCTTCTGGGATTATCAGGCAGGCGCCTGGCCGCGCAATCATGGCATTCGCATCGACCATCATCTGCTCTCGCCAGAGGCGGCAGACATGCTCAAGGCGTGCGAAATCCAGAAAGATACCCGAGATTGGGAAAAACCATCGGATCATGTGCCGGTCATGATGACGCTGAATTGTTCCCAGTCATAG
- the erpA gene encoding iron-sulfur cluster insertion protein ErpA has translation MSNPITVTDSAIKRIATILSKEKNGSMLRISVSGGGCSGFQYNYDIVTSSEDDDLVINKDGATILFDPLSLQYMEGAEVDFVSDLMGQSFQIHNPIASASCGCGTSFSI, from the coding sequence ATGTCAAACCCGATCACAGTGACAGATAGTGCCATCAAACGAATCGCAACCATCCTTTCCAAGGAAAAGAATGGTTCCATGCTGCGCATCTCCGTGAGTGGTGGTGGCTGCTCCGGTTTCCAGTATAATTATGACATTGTGACGAGCAGCGAGGACGATGATCTGGTCATCAACAAGGATGGAGCAACGATCCTTTTCGATCCGCTCTCTTTGCAATATATGGAAGGGGCTGAAGTTGATTTCGTCAGCGACCTGATGGGCCAGTCCTTCCAGATCCACAACCCGATCGCCAGCGCATCTTGCGGCTGCGGTACGAGCTTCTCGATCTGA